From the Archangium lipolyticum genome, the window CACGCGCCGAAGTAGACGTGCTCCTCGTCCGGAATCTCGGTGGTGACCACCTGGACCTCCTCCAGGATGGCGGCGAGCTGCAGCGCCCGGCGCGAGGCGGGGTCCGTGAGCGCCGCGAGCTCTTCCTGGAGGGCCCGGTAGCCCTCGGGCGTGATGTGCCGCTTCTCTCCGGAGGCCGAGCGGGGGCGGGGGGGCAGGAGAACCTCGTCCCCACCGGAGTCCTCTTTCGTGAAGGCCTTCGACATCGTGCTCCCTCCCGGATGGTCGCCATCCTGCCTGGGGGTATGTCCGTTGTCCCGGAGGACAGGGGGGTCTTGTGGGTTCCACCGGGCACACAGACATTCAAACAACCATGGGACTCGCCCAACTCATTGAAAACCACAAACAAGAGGTTCTCGTCCGTTGGAAGGAGATGGTGCGCACGCTCAGTGATGCACGGAAACTCTCCGAGGAGAGTCTGGAGAATCACGTCCCGCACCTGCTCGACTGGCTGGCGGAGCGGCTCCGTGAGCGCGCCTCGACCAATGATTATGGCACCCGGATGCTCTCCCGGGAGCACGCCTTCCAGCGGGTCGGGGACCAGTTCGACCTCGTGGAGGTGTTGGCCGAGCTCGCGGTGCTGCGCGAGGTGCTGATCGGCCTCTGGGTCGAGGAGCCAGCCGGGGTAGCGCCCGTCGAGGTGCTCCACCTCAATCAGGACCTCGACGACGTGGTGACGGTCTGCACGACGGAGTTCGCCCGGCAGGTGCTGGTCCGTTACGGCGCCTCGCGGGAGGCAACCGAGTCGATGGGCCATTGATCCAGGGGCAATGCTCCCCTGGCCGCCCTACCGCCTGGGGAGCCCCGCGTGCCGGGCGCGAGGGGGATGCGGACGATCTCTCGGGTCCGAAGACCGGGAGGCACAGGTATGGCGAAAAAGATTCTGAAGGGTGTCCGGGTGGGGGTGCTGGCCGCGGATGGTTTCGAGCAGGTCGAGCTCACCATTCCCGTCAAGGCGCTCCGCAAGCGGGGCGCGCAGGTGGACATCATCTCCCTGCACAAGGGCCGCATCCGCGGGATGAACCTGATGTACCCGGGCAAGAAGGTCCGCGTCGACGAGACGGTGCAAGCGGTACGTCCCGACGACTTCGACGCGCTCCTCATCCCCGGAGGTTTCGTCAACCCGGATGCCCTCCGCCAGAGCGAGGAGGTGCTCCAGTTCGTCCGCGAGTTCGACCAGCAGGGCCGGCCCATCGCCACACTGTGCCATGGTCCCTGGGTGCTCGTGTCCGCGGGCCTGGTGCGCGGGCGCAGGTTGGCCTCGTGGCCCGGTATCAAGGATGACATCCGCAACGCGGGCGGAGAGTGGTTGGATGAATCGGGCGTGCGCGATGCGCGGTGGTTCTCCAGCCGCGGGCCGCATGACCTGCCCCACTTCATCGAGGGCATGGTGCA encodes:
- a CDS encoding type 1 glutamine amidotransferase domain-containing protein, which gives rise to MAKKILKGVRVGVLAADGFEQVELTIPVKALRKRGAQVDIISLHKGRIRGMNLMYPGKKVRVDETVQAVRPDDFDALLIPGGFVNPDALRQSEEVLQFVREFDQQGRPIATLCHGPWVLVSAGLVRGRRLASWPGIKDDIRNAGGEWLDESGVRDARWFSSRGPHDLPHFIEGMVQLFDEHAPRNHPVKARMRWGRWLLTALLGWVSIRPLRTAFAR
- a CDS encoding GreA/GreB family elongation factor, which encodes MSKAFTKEDSGGDEVLLPPRPRSASGEKRHITPEGYRALQEELAALTDPASRRALQLAAILEEVQVVTTEIPDEEHVYFGAWVTLEDEEGEETTYRIVGPDEADVKEGRLSVESPLARALIGKEVGESIQFERPRGAIEYTIVQVSYRPPVS
- a CDS encoding RsbRD N-terminal domain-containing protein; protein product: MGLAQLIENHKQEVLVRWKEMVRTLSDARKLSEESLENHVPHLLDWLAERLRERASTNDYGTRMLSREHAFQRVGDQFDLVEVLAELAVLREVLIGLWVEEPAGVAPVEVLHLNQDLDDVVTVCTTEFARQVLVRYGASREATESMGH